A part of Desulfobacter sp. genomic DNA contains:
- a CDS encoding TetR/AcrR family transcriptional regulator encodes MNKKEAILQAATVLFSKNGFKETSTADLAKMIGVAEGTVFYHFKNKKKLFLAVLGQTREMILHEFATYMGQKQFVSGMDMVEKAVSFHLYLAGKMENQFLLLHRYYPYQMAEVFPECRSHLEAIYDCLVNIYEEAIEAGQKDGSIDPMPARKTALIIFSMVDGVVRFKTYNLYNANALFNEMVSACKRILKT; translated from the coding sequence ATGAATAAAAAAGAAGCAATATTACAGGCTGCCACGGTGCTCTTTTCCAAGAATGGGTTCAAGGAAACCTCCACGGCTGATCTGGCCAAAATGATCGGCGTGGCGGAAGGCACGGTGTTTTACCATTTCAAGAATAAGAAAAAACTGTTCCTGGCCGTACTGGGCCAGACCCGTGAGATGATCCTGCACGAGTTTGCAACTTACATGGGGCAGAAGCAGTTTGTTTCGGGAATGGATATGGTGGAAAAGGCGGTATCATTTCATCTTTACCTGGCAGGGAAAATGGAGAATCAGTTTCTCCTTCTCCACCGGTATTACCCCTACCAGATGGCCGAGGTCTTTCCCGAGTGCCGCAGCCACCTGGAGGCCATTTACGACTGCCTGGTCAATATTTATGAAGAGGCCATCGAGGCGGGACAAAAGGACGGTTCCATTGACCCGATGCCGGCACGGAAGACCGCGCTGATCATTTTTTCAATGGTTGACGGGGTGGTCCGGTTCAAAACCTATAACCTATATAATGCCAATGCCCTGTTCAACGAGATGGTGTCGGCATGCAAACGTATACTTAAAACTTAA
- the tadA gene encoding Flp pilus assembly complex ATPase component TadA → MTQSAPGNRQQETHIGELLIREGVINETQLKQALAIQKKERETEFHLEQILVRKGYLSQDQMDILKSHPDRRKKLGQMIVEHEIMAPDHVKEALVTKADNQPIGQALLQKGLISKEMLNELVEMQNEALEIGELAVRLQMMREIDLVRALSYMNNRRTLGEILCSKGFIQPEDLSMALKKHNMRSKIGEILINQGMISKKEFQAALKEQGRSREKIGEFLINKGLITHHQLYNALSHQYNTPYKTLDDFYYDELVKVRLIKFVSEKYGRRNMILPISMDARKLVLGITYPEGFKAVDELQLIYRNLKLKTVFINEKKFRSLFSVLYNSDLVATDEKPGPAETVTAGAQSFSLDHIKAIKEGGPKQAVYSGTESEIKHIVDTIINYGIVHGASDIHFEQDRKGVKLRYRIDGICQEPKEQWLKDHLATKPEAVISRIKVMSNLDISERRMPQDGVFRITYRENNNTFDLDFRVAVCPAIVGENITIRILDSRRTGLGIDNLNHSRHVLDPLKQLFKSSAGMVLVSGPTGSGKSSTLYAALQYVNSPEIKIITAEDPIEYSFPGIMQTQTNTKIGLSFARLLRSFLRLDPDVILVGEVRDQETAVISFDAAQTGHLLLSTIHTNDSINVVSRLIDLGIDHNQIASSLIGVVSQRLVRRNCAKCSRQVTPPKEEWQLFFSEYPSHIKFYKGIGCKACDFTGFDGRTLVSELFELNRTITLAISCKTTETELKRLAIKSGMKTMADDGMMKMNQICLSELIRVLPLEMINEFKIRNSGPKE, encoded by the coding sequence ATGACTCAATCTGCACCGGGAAATCGCCAGCAGGAGACCCACATCGGTGAACTGCTAATCAGAGAGGGGGTCATAAATGAAACCCAGCTCAAGCAGGCCCTTGCCATCCAGAAAAAAGAGAGGGAAACGGAATTCCACCTGGAACAGATCCTGGTTCGCAAAGGCTATCTCAGCCAGGACCAGATGGATATCCTTAAAAGCCATCCCGACCGGCGGAAAAAACTGGGCCAGATGATCGTTGAACATGAGATCATGGCACCGGACCATGTAAAAGAGGCCCTGGTGACCAAAGCGGATAATCAGCCCATCGGCCAGGCGCTTCTCCAAAAAGGGCTGATTTCCAAGGAGATGCTCAACGAACTGGTTGAAATGCAGAACGAGGCCCTGGAAATCGGGGAACTGGCCGTCAGGCTTCAGATGATGAGGGAAATTGATCTGGTCCGGGCACTGAGCTATATGAACAACCGGCGGACCCTGGGCGAAATCCTGTGCAGCAAGGGCTTCATCCAGCCCGAAGATCTTTCCATGGCCCTGAAAAAACATAATATGCGGTCAAAAATCGGGGAGATCCTCATCAACCAGGGTATGATCTCCAAAAAGGAATTCCAGGCCGCCCTGAAGGAACAGGGCCGGTCCCGGGAAAAAATCGGCGAGTTCCTGATCAACAAGGGGCTCATCACCCACCATCAGCTGTACAACGCCCTTTCCCACCAGTACAACACCCCCTATAAAACACTGGACGATTTCTATTACGATGAACTGGTAAAAGTCAGATTAATTAAATTCGTATCCGAAAAATACGGCCGCCGGAACATGATCCTCCCCATCTCCATGGACGCCAGGAAACTGGTTCTGGGCATCACATACCCGGAAGGATTTAAGGCCGTTGACGAACTCCAGCTCATTTACCGGAATCTGAAACTCAAAACGGTTTTTATCAACGAAAAAAAATTCAGATCCCTTTTTTCCGTCCTATACAACTCGGACCTGGTGGCTACCGACGAAAAACCCGGCCCGGCGGAAACCGTTACTGCCGGCGCCCAGTCTTTCTCCCTCGACCATATTAAAGCCATTAAGGAGGGGGGGCCGAAACAGGCCGTTTATTCGGGGACGGAATCGGAAATAAAACATATTGTCGACACCATCATCAATTACGGTATCGTCCATGGGGCCAGCGACATTCATTTTGAGCAAGACCGAAAAGGGGTAAAACTAAGGTACCGGATCGACGGCATCTGCCAGGAGCCCAAAGAACAATGGCTCAAAGACCACCTGGCAACCAAACCCGAAGCCGTGATATCCAGAATCAAGGTCATGTCCAATCTGGACATTTCCGAACGCAGGATGCCCCAGGACGGGGTATTCAGGATCACCTACAGGGAAAACAACAACACCTTTGACCTGGATTTCCGGGTGGCGGTCTGCCCGGCCATTGTGGGGGAAAACATCACCATCCGGATACTGGATTCAAGGAGGACCGGGCTGGGTATTGACAACCTCAACCACTCCAGGCATGTGCTGGACCCCTTAAAACAATTGTTTAAAAGTTCGGCCGGCATGGTGCTGGTCTCAGGTCCCACGGGCAGCGGCAAATCCTCAACCCTTTACGCCGCACTGCAGTACGTCAACTCTCCGGAGATCAAGATCATCACCGCAGAAGACCCCATTGAATACAGTTTTCCCGGCATCATGCAGACCCAGACCAACACCAAAATCGGTCTGAGTTTCGCCCGTCTGCTCCGCTCTTTCCTGCGCCTGGACCCCGATGTGATACTGGTGGGTGAGGTTCGGGACCAGGAAACCGCCGTCATTAGCTTTGACGCCGCCCAGACCGGCCATCTGCTGCTGAGCACCATCCATACCAACGACTCAATCAATGTGGTATCCAGGCTCATTGACCTGGGCATCGACCATAACCAGATCGCCTCCAGCCTCATCGGAGTGGTGTCCCAGCGGCTGGTCCGTCGCAACTGCGCCAAATGCTCAAGGCAGGTGACGCCCCCCAAGGAAGAGTGGCAGCTCTTTTTCAGTGAATACCCCTCCCATATCAAATTCTACAAGGGCATCGGCTGCAAGGCCTGCGATTTCACCGGCTTTGACGGGCGGACCCTTGTTTCTGAATTATTTGAATTGAACCGGACCATTACCTTGGCCATCAGCTGCAAGACAACCGAGACCGAACTCAAGCGGCTGGCCATAAAATCAGGCATGAAAACCATGGCCGACGACGGGATGATGAAAATGAACCAGATCTGCCTGTCCGAGCTGATCCGGGTCCTCCCCCTGGAGATGATCAACGAATTCAAAATCAGAAACTCCGGCCCAAAGGAGTGA
- a CDS encoding phosphate ABC transporter substrate-binding protein: MTVSYPRPYTITCFILSLVLLVLLPLRAQGAAGKTILRIHGSNTIGAELMPDLAKQFLQQKGYQLVSREKGAKERECFIVGAKNNDIHRIEIKAHGSGTGFAGLKSGACDIAMASRRIKEKEAKALAPKGDMTSIRNEHILAVDGIALILNPSNRIKALALDQISHIFSGRITNWADVGGQNRPITVYALDNQSGTYDTFKQMVLKNNTLVKTAKRYDSNAGLSKGVTRDANGIGFVSMAGVLGAKALSIKEHKGTSAVEATNLSVACEDYPLSRRLYLYAPARNDNPLIREFIDYALSEEGQTRVAMKGFAKLSMDMGDIEITAPRFKDPSHNQRYKNETLGGRRINFNFRFTGAGSLDNRSQKDLERLARYIQQPSQQYYELVLIGLNACSQAHGVGTTIINRIGADRFYVPPRIVCLDNVATPAGKSWSPVIEVWLRTVDDGA, encoded by the coding sequence ATGACCGTCTCTTACCCTAGACCATACACCATAACCTGTTTTATTCTTTCCCTTGTGCTGTTGGTCCTGCTCCCGCTCCGGGCCCAGGGCGCGGCCGGAAAAACCATTCTCCGCATCCACGGTTCCAACACCATCGGCGCCGAACTCATGCCGGATCTGGCCAAACAATTTCTCCAACAAAAAGGATACCAGCTCGTCTCCCGGGAAAAAGGCGCCAAAGAAAGAGAGTGTTTCATTGTCGGCGCAAAAAACAACGACATCCACCGCATCGAAATCAAGGCCCACGGTTCCGGCACCGGCTTTGCCGGCCTTAAGTCCGGGGCATGCGATATCGCCATGGCCTCCCGGCGCATCAAGGAAAAAGAGGCCAAGGCCCTTGCCCCCAAGGGAGACATGACATCCATCCGCAATGAGCATATTCTGGCTGTTGACGGCATTGCCCTCATCCTCAATCCGTCCAACCGGATCAAGGCTCTGGCGCTGGATCAGATCAGCCATATTTTTTCCGGACGGATAACCAACTGGGCCGATGTCGGCGGACAAAACCGCCCAATCACGGTTTATGCCCTGGACAACCAGTCCGGCACCTATGACACCTTTAAACAGATGGTATTGAAAAATAACACCCTGGTAAAAACGGCAAAACGCTACGATTCCAACGCCGGTCTTTCCAAAGGCGTGACCAGGGACGCCAACGGCATCGGCTTTGTCAGCATGGCCGGCGTGTTAGGCGCAAAGGCCCTGTCCATAAAAGAACATAAAGGCACCTCCGCCGTGGAGGCCACCAACCTGAGTGTGGCCTGTGAAGATTATCCCCTCTCCCGGAGGCTCTACCTCTATGCGCCGGCCCGCAACGACAACCCGCTGATCAGGGAATTTATCGATTATGCCCTTTCAGAGGAAGGACAGACCCGGGTGGCCATGAAGGGATTTGCCAAACTGTCCATGGACATGGGAGACATTGAAATCACGGCTCCCCGTTTTAAGGATCCCTCCCATAACCAGCGGTATAAAAACGAAACCCTCGGCGGCCGCCGGATCAATTTCAATTTTCGTTTCACCGGCGCAGGAAGCCTGGATAACCGTTCCCAAAAAGACCTGGAAAGGCTGGCACGGTATATCCAGCAGCCAAGCCAGCAGTATTATGAACTGGTGCTCATCGGCCTCAATGCCTGCAGCCAGGCCCATGGCGTGGGGACCACCATTATCAACCGCATCGGGGCGGACCGGTTTTATGTCCCCCCCCGGATCGTCTGCCTGGACAATGTGGCCACACCCGCCGGAAAATCATGGTCACCGGTGATAGAGGTATGGCTCCGCACCGTGGATGACGGGGCCTGA